In Paenibacillus sonchi, a single genomic region encodes these proteins:
- a CDS encoding pentapeptide repeat-containing protein, whose translation MSYPQELLSASLDQNHIHLQSNCESCFGLCCAALPFAVSSDFAIDKNAGQPCPNLRNDFRCGIHTGLRAKGFRGCTVYECFGAGPKVSHITFNGRDWREAPETAASMFEVFPVMRHLHELLCYLTEALLLPATQPIHSQLYSALEQTERLTLLPAEALLKVDVHAARAEINELLLRTSELAREAARRQLHNAPKRPKVYRGADLIGAKLKKADLRCVSLRGAYLIAADLSGADLRGADLIGADFRDTNLCGADLRGTLFLTQSQLNAAKGDASTRLPDRFVHPEHWMMV comes from the coding sequence ATGTCTTACCCCCAAGAATTGCTGTCTGCTTCACTTGATCAAAACCACATTCATTTACAGTCGAATTGTGAAAGCTGCTTTGGCCTATGCTGTGCCGCATTGCCCTTTGCCGTATCTTCAGACTTTGCCATCGATAAAAATGCCGGCCAGCCTTGTCCTAACCTGCGGAATGACTTCCGCTGCGGGATTCATACGGGTCTGAGAGCCAAGGGCTTCAGGGGTTGTACTGTGTATGAATGCTTTGGTGCAGGGCCTAAGGTTTCCCATATTACCTTCAACGGCAGGGACTGGCGCGAGGCTCCGGAAACCGCTGCTTCAATGTTCGAGGTCTTCCCGGTGATGCGTCATCTTCATGAACTGCTGTGTTATCTGACCGAGGCACTGCTGCTGCCGGCTACCCAGCCGATTCACAGCCAGCTCTATTCCGCCCTTGAGCAGACAGAGCGGCTCACCCTGCTGCCGGCTGAAGCCCTGCTCAAGGTGGACGTCCATGCTGCCCGTGCAGAGATCAATGAACTGCTGCTGCGGACCAGCGAGCTGGCACGCGAAGCTGCACGGCGTCAGCTGCACAATGCGCCCAAACGCCCCAAAGTCTATCGGGGCGCCGACCTGATCGGCGCCAAGCTCAAAAAGGCAGATCTGCGCTGTGTCAGTCTGCGTGGAGCTTATCTGATTGCTGCAGACCTCAGCGGAGCAGATCTGAGGGGAGCCGATCTGATCGGGGCTGATTTCCGCGACACCAATCTTTGCGGCGCTGACCTTAGAGGCACCTTGTTTCTGACCCAATCGCAGCTTAATGCGGCGAAGGGCGATGCTTCAACCAGGCTTCCCGATAGATTTGTACATCCTGAGCACTGGATGATGGTGTAG
- a CDS encoding response regulator transcription factor — protein MCARILIVDDDRTIVDFLSIFLEREGYSITSCYDGVTALDHIRTEAFQLILLDIMMPAMNGFDLISRIREISQVPVIFLTAKDQQEDKIRGFIAGCDDYVTKPFDLTELSLRISAILKRRPAAAEQPAAAPGELQIKDITLLPEEHAVSKNGVEINMTPKEYGILLLLARNKGRVFTSRDIYELVWEDAYLESDNTVLTHIRNLREKLGDTVKNSKYIRTVWGVGYKVDKEV, from the coding sequence ATGTGCGCCCGGATTTTAATTGTAGATGACGACCGGACGATTGTGGACTTTTTATCCATATTTCTTGAACGGGAAGGGTACAGCATTACGTCCTGCTATGATGGGGTGACGGCGCTGGACCACATTCGGACGGAGGCATTTCAGCTCATTTTGCTGGATATTATGATGCCGGCCATGAATGGTTTTGATCTGATCAGCCGGATTCGGGAAATCTCGCAGGTTCCGGTGATTTTCCTGACTGCCAAGGATCAGCAGGAGGATAAAATCAGGGGATTCATTGCCGGTTGCGATGATTATGTGACGAAGCCCTTTGATCTGACGGAGCTTTCTTTACGGATTTCGGCGATCCTAAAACGCAGGCCGGCAGCCGCTGAACAGCCGGCTGCAGCTCCGGGGGAGCTGCAGATTAAGGATATTACGCTGTTGCCGGAGGAACATGCCGTGTCCAAAAATGGTGTGGAGATCAACATGACGCCCAAAGAATATGGAATATTGCTGCTGCTGGCCAGGAACAAGGGCCGGGTGTTTACCTCACGCGATATTTATGAGCTCGTTTGGGAGGATGCCTATCTGGAGAGCGACAACACCGTGCTTACCCATATCCGCAATCTGCGGGAAAAGCTGGGTGATACCGTCAAAAATTCCAAGTACATCAGAACGGTTTGGGGTGTTGGTTATAAAGTGGACAAAGAAGTTTAA
- a CDS encoding sensor histidine kinase: MAASTITYTENPVSALGVVVFLLLFYLGVRGRIRYMRTLERGTHALYATDFEARIPLKYNNELSTMAAALNDMAEQIVASRSKEKDFLLNISHDLRTPLTSIMGFLSLLKEKSYDNEPEKERYIEVLEERTGYLKKLIDEFFEISQLKWKPAVLNKSRVNMQELLRQVVEGYHPQSKDRRIETVLLLPDQSVHVEIDADLFVRVLENLLSNAFKYSRADTELTIRLREPVAENRRQCLLQLELWSTPAQTMESGELNRLFDRFYKGDSSRTGEGAGLGLSIAAEIIRLHGGRLDAQIEGERLGMMIELFMEK; encoded by the coding sequence GTGGCTGCAAGCACGATTACTTATACTGAGAATCCCGTATCTGCGCTGGGTGTTGTTGTGTTTCTGCTGCTTTTTTATCTTGGTGTCCGGGGGAGAATCCGGTATATGCGTACTCTCGAACGGGGCACGCATGCGCTTTACGCAACAGACTTTGAGGCCCGCATTCCGCTAAAATACAACAACGAGCTTTCTACAATGGCTGCAGCGCTGAATGATATGGCGGAACAAATTGTAGCAAGCCGGAGCAAGGAGAAGGATTTTCTGCTCAATATTTCCCATGATCTGCGCACGCCGCTAACTTCCATCATGGGCTTTCTCAGTCTGCTCAAAGAAAAATCGTATGACAATGAGCCGGAAAAGGAGCGGTACATTGAGGTTCTGGAGGAGCGGACAGGTTACTTAAAGAAGCTGATTGACGAGTTTTTTGAAATTTCGCAGCTGAAATGGAAGCCCGCGGTGTTGAACAAGAGCAGGGTGAACATGCAGGAGCTGCTGCGCCAGGTTGTGGAGGGGTATCATCCCCAAAGCAAGGACAGGCGTATTGAGACGGTTCTGCTGCTGCCGGATCAGTCGGTGCATGTGGAGATTGACGCTGACCTTTTCGTCCGGGTGCTGGAAAATCTGCTCTCCAACGCCTTCAAATACAGCCGTGCAGATACGGAGCTTACCATCCGCCTCCGGGAACCGGTGGCGGAGAACCGCCGTCAATGTCTGCTGCAGCTGGAATTGTGGAGCACACCGGCCCAAACGATGGAGAGCGGGGAGCTGAACAGGCTGTTTGATCGGTTCTACAAAGGGGATTCGTCGCGGACTGGTGAAGGTGCAGGCTTAGGCCTGTCCATTGCTGCGGAGATTATCAGGCTGCATGGCGGCAGGCTGGACGCGCAGATTGAAGGAGAACGCCTCGGAATGATGATCGAGCTTTTTATGGAGAAATAA
- a CDS encoding serine hydrolase domain-containing protein — translation MRMRQWMKMGLAVAIVAQAAAMQPISAQAAAMQPEPAQAQAVKVQPEQTVVQAAKLPPKEVRSLPHAADTPPEKHEEAAAMRERERLEQQTDEFMKTAMDKYHVPGVTLAVVKDGAILLEKGYGYADVEAKVPVDPYKTRFSIASVSKVFTATAALQLAEQGKLDLDADVNRYLPDSLQVANPYKTPLTMKRLLTNTGGSAMPNNAKVPGRTRCRCSGFRLSRPCRSCCRCW, via the coding sequence ATGAGAATGAGACAATGGATGAAAATGGGGCTGGCGGTGGCGATTGTGGCGCAAGCGGCGGCGATGCAGCCAATATCTGCGCAAGCGGCGGCGATGCAGCCAGAGCCTGCACAGGCACAAGCGGTGAAGGTACAGCCGGAGCAAACGGTGGTGCAGGCAGCGAAGCTACCGCCAAAGGAGGTGCGGTCGCTGCCGCACGCAGCGGACACCCCGCCGGAGAAGCACGAAGAAGCAGCCGCTATGCGGGAACGTGAGCGGTTGGAGCAGCAGACCGATGAATTTATGAAGACAGCGATGGACAAGTACCATGTGCCGGGCGTAACTTTGGCGGTGGTCAAGGATGGTGCAATCCTGCTGGAGAAGGGCTACGGATATGCGGATGTGGAGGCCAAGGTTCCGGTAGACCCGTACAAGACCCGCTTCAGCATCGCTTCGGTGTCCAAAGTTTTTACGGCTACAGCTGCCTTGCAGCTGGCGGAGCAGGGAAAACTGGACCTGGATGCGGATGTGAACCGCTATTTGCCAGATTCGCTGCAAGTGGCCAACCCTTACAAAACTCCGCTGACCATGAAACGTTTGCTGACGAATACGGGGGGTTCGGCAATGCCGAACAACGCGAAGGTGCCTGGTCGGACACGGTGCCGGTGCAGCGGGTTCCGCTTGAGCAGACCCTGCAGAAGCTGCTGCCGCTGCTGGTGA
- the xerS gene encoding tyrosine recombinase XerS, giving the protein MSIQKNSDRKLLDEKVLLMPWFVQQFIDFKRPDLSPSTLLEYIRDYESFFGWLRAEGLTQAASLAEITLLDLETLHMDSIVGYRLHLTTRAEGTNTRVTVSRKLSALSSLFHYLSQIAEDENFYPLLKRNIMAKVEIKRIHKPKDTAAKLKGKILEDEELLEFVGYIYDGYGRDVEANKQAYYSFQLNRERDACIASLILNSGLRVSEVVNLNVDDLDVNNKLLYVYRKGNNDETFKTPVYFREQAKDDLSLYLSLRQSRYKTPKKEKALFIALPNGSHEGKRMTKRAIQEMIIKYAKRFGKPYLTVHKLRHSFATDYYLQNDIYKTKEQLGHASTETTEVYAHLTDKTMSEAIERRLEN; this is encoded by the coding sequence TTGAGTATTCAAAAAAACAGCGACCGTAAGCTTTTAGACGAAAAAGTGCTGCTCATGCCCTGGTTCGTACAGCAGTTCATTGACTTCAAACGGCCAGACCTCTCCCCCTCTACTCTGCTGGAGTACATCCGCGATTATGAATCGTTCTTCGGCTGGCTTCGTGCCGAGGGTCTTACCCAGGCCGCCAGTCTGGCGGAGATTACTTTACTGGATCTGGAGACGCTGCATATGGACAGCATTGTCGGTTACCGCCTGCACCTGACCACCCGTGCTGAGGGAACCAATACCAGAGTTACGGTCTCCCGCAAGCTTTCGGCACTTAGTTCATTATTCCACTATTTAAGCCAGATTGCTGAAGACGAGAATTTCTATCCTTTGCTCAAACGCAACATCATGGCCAAGGTGGAGATCAAACGCATTCACAAGCCCAAGGATACAGCGGCCAAGCTCAAAGGCAAAATTCTGGAAGACGAGGAGCTGCTGGAGTTCGTAGGATACATTTACGATGGATATGGGCGGGATGTTGAAGCGAACAAGCAGGCCTACTACTCCTTCCAGCTTAACCGTGAACGCGACGCCTGCATTGCCAGCCTCATTCTGAACTCCGGCCTGCGTGTCTCAGAAGTGGTCAATCTGAACGTGGATGATCTGGATGTGAACAATAAGCTGCTGTATGTTTACCGCAAGGGGAATAACGATGAAACGTTCAAAACCCCGGTCTACTTCAGGGAACAAGCCAAGGATGACCTCTCGCTCTATCTGAGCCTGCGGCAGTCCCGCTACAAAACGCCCAAGAAAGAAAAAGCGCTGTTCATTGCACTGCCGAACGGCAGCCATGAAGGCAAACGGATGACCAAGCGGGCGATTCAGGAGATGATTATCAAATACGCCAAGCGGTTCGGCAAGCCCTATCTTACCGTGCATAAGCTGCGCCACTCTTTTGCTACAGACTATTATCTGCAAAATGATATCTACAAAACGAAGGAACAGCTCGGACACGCCTCAACTGAAACTACCGAAGTCTATGCGCATCTTACAGACAAAACGATGTCTGAGGCGATTGAGCGGCGTCTGGAGAACTGA
- a CDS encoding serine hydrolase domain-containing protein has translation MPVQRVPLEQTLQKLLPLLVRAPGDAVQYSNEGFTLAGYIVERASGLSYDEYIRQHIFAPLHMDNSLSYLTPERLHQQLAQGYSYDKGFVKMKQGEVLTYPAGSIWSTADDMGKFVLAHLQGGGQGESAILQQDTAKQMHSPQYSAHPFMAGYAYGFFQNYKNPAILVHPGDTEAFSSLVSIMPSKGIGFFIGCNSQYEGDGGTLRDAFEEQFYSFFGVSMDQPLATSTGEAPEPAASIQSYAGTYAMVISEGLGPGVSKLRYRMMTPGVTVSAQGEVTLKSAGEELNGQYTQIGKQIFYNPKVNKYLVLKEGESGSKYLVLDTTVPYQAFVKLDSWEAGAGGLAWKIALAGALLGLIAGVIAICRRKKTGAERMRLRHRLPAYLIAPLILGAAAVTLLGVFSESRAVQGHWLLAANILAAGIAAGIACSAGFTVKYGRSKKLHLYDAAVILGLGLAGASAILYMYLMKLLLFV, from the coding sequence GTGCCGGTGCAGCGGGTTCCGCTTGAGCAGACCCTGCAGAAGCTGCTGCCGCTGCTGGTGAGGGCACCGGGAGATGCGGTGCAGTATAGCAATGAAGGATTTACACTCGCCGGATATATTGTGGAAAGAGCAAGCGGCCTGTCTTACGATGAGTATATCCGCCAGCATATTTTTGCTCCTCTGCATATGGACAACAGCTTGTCCTATCTTACGCCGGAGCGTTTGCACCAGCAATTGGCCCAGGGATATTCTTACGATAAAGGGTTTGTCAAAATGAAGCAGGGGGAGGTTCTGACCTATCCCGCCGGCTCCATCTGGTCAACCGCTGACGATATGGGCAAGTTTGTTTTGGCCCATCTGCAGGGTGGAGGGCAAGGGGAAAGCGCGATTTTACAACAAGATACCGCTAAGCAGATGCACTCGCCGCAATATTCCGCGCATCCCTTTATGGCCGGTTATGCCTACGGCTTTTTTCAAAACTATAAAAACCCCGCCATTCTGGTTCATCCCGGAGATACAGAGGCTTTTTCCAGCCTGGTATCGATCATGCCCTCCAAAGGAATCGGGTTTTTCATCGGCTGCAACTCCCAATACGAGGGAGACGGCGGAACCCTGCGGGATGCCTTTGAGGAACAGTTCTACTCCTTTTTCGGAGTAAGTATGGATCAGCCGCTGGCCACATCGACCGGGGAGGCACCGGAACCCGCTGCAAGCATTCAATCCTATGCCGGTACATATGCCATGGTGATCAGCGAAGGACTGGGTCCGGGAGTTTCCAAGCTGCGGTACCGGATGATGACACCCGGAGTGACCGTCAGTGCGCAAGGGGAGGTTACCCTGAAATCCGCGGGTGAGGAGCTGAACGGGCAATACACACAGATTGGCAAGCAAATTTTCTACAATCCAAAGGTCAATAAATATCTTGTGCTTAAAGAAGGGGAGAGCGGCAGCAAATATCTCGTGCTCGACACTACAGTACCCTACCAGGCGTTTGTTAAGCTGGATTCTTGGGAAGCAGGGGCCGGAGGACTGGCTTGGAAAATAGCGCTGGCCGGTGCATTGCTGGGCCTTATAGCCGGAGTGATTGCCATTTGCAGACGCAAAAAAACGGGAGCGGAGCGAATGCGTCTGCGGCACAGGCTTCCTGCCTATCTTATCGCTCCGCTTATTCTTGGCGCGGCAGCAGTCACTCTGCTCGGCGTTTTCTCTGAAAGCCGTGCGGTACAGGGCCATTGGCTGCTTGCAGCCAACATTCTTGCAGCGGGGATCGCAGCAGGCATAGCGTGCTCGGCGGGATTTACGGTAAAATATGGGCGAAGCAAAAAACTGCATCTCTATGACGCAGCAGTCATTCTGGGATTGGGACTGGCCGGAGCCAGCGCGATCCTCTACATGTATCTGATGAAGCTGCTGCTCTTTGTTTAG
- a CDS encoding GNAT family N-acetyltransferase, producing MELGIELVPKEQRHIISRLMQFYLYDFTRYLELEVDRDGAFPAYPGLEAYWNSGTNKFAYLFTVDDNIAGFALVDRLLRSSEGQFYMTEFFVMQKYRRSGVGTWAAHRLFDMFPGDWKVSQIRANTPARNFWHRVIGAYTGGEFKERFNPKQGNPSQYFSTSSINRVNK from the coding sequence ATGGAACTTGGAATCGAGCTGGTTCCCAAAGAGCAGCGCCATATCATCAGCAGGCTGATGCAGTTTTATTTATATGACTTTACCCGCTATCTGGAGCTTGAGGTGGACCGTGACGGCGCCTTTCCGGCCTATCCCGGTTTGGAGGCTTACTGGAACAGCGGTACTAATAAATTCGCCTATTTGTTTACCGTGGACGATAATATTGCCGGATTTGCGCTGGTGGACAGGCTGCTTCGCAGTTCAGAGGGACAATTCTATATGACCGAGTTTTTTGTGATGCAAAAATACCGCCGCAGCGGAGTAGGCACATGGGCGGCTCACCGGCTGTTCGATATGTTCCCCGGCGACTGGAAAGTTTCGCAGATTCGGGCCAACACCCCTGCACGCAATTTTTGGCACCGGGTCATTGGTGCGTATACGGGCGGAGAATTCAAAGAACGCTTTAATCCCAAGCAAGGCAATCCCAGTCAATATTTCAGCACATCAAGTATTAACAGAGTGAATAAATAA